A genome region from Deinococcus sp. KNUC1210 includes the following:
- a CDS encoding GNAT family N-acetyltransferase has protein sequence MTLTLRPLIPSDFGQARPMLLDMGFVESETALETRFPEFCTRPDWALLGAFEAEQLLGYAALQEYGTHLRSGNSHRTAKLHDLYTAPQARRRGVGRALMRSAEAWARARGLRYLFWYANLREATPAYMGMGYTAGEEVQEGYRFFEIDFGEASTRIPAPERHA, from the coding sequence ATGACGCTCACTCTGCGCCCGTTGATCCCCAGCGACTTCGGGCAGGCTCGCCCGATGCTGCTCGACATGGGATTCGTGGAGAGCGAGACGGCACTGGAAACGCGCTTTCCCGAATTCTGCACCCGGCCTGATTGGGCGCTCCTGGGTGCTTTCGAGGCTGAACAGCTGCTTGGATATGCGGCGCTTCAGGAGTACGGAACGCATCTGAGGTCAGGCAACAGCCACCGCACCGCCAAACTGCACGACCTCTACACCGCTCCCCAGGCCCGGCGGCGCGGCGTGGGCCGGGCGCTGATGCGGAGCGCAGAAGCCTGGGCCAGAGCGCGGGGCCTGCGTTATCTGTTCTGGTACGCCAATCTGCGCGAGGCCACACCCGCGTATATGGGTATGGGCTACACGGCAGGCGAGGAGGTGCAGGAAGGCTACCGCTTCTTCGAGATCGATTTCGGTGAAGCCAGTACACGGATTCCAGCACCCGAACGCCACGCCTGA
- the aroB gene encoding 3-dehydroquinate synthase — MPLIEVGGATPYTVTVEHGALKRAQVPQRRAALIVDAGLPADVVQQAQAAFQPELTLDVPSGDACKTAEVWSHTLSRLAAANLPRDGAVIGLGGGATTDLAGFVAASYLRGVAYYSAPTTLLGMVDAAVGGKTGINLPEGKNLVGAFWPPRAVWCDPEVLNSLPPAIFREGAAEAYKHGLISDPTLLARVLSPDFRPDHPDFETTLADAIAVKAGVVTRDLTEQGERAYLNFGHTLAHAIEAVTHHGSSHGDAVGYGMHYAALLSRELGGSDLSGYTRRFLAWQQPKALPDLSFDELNRYMARDKKADSAGVRFVLLHDLAQPYLTRVPDEVLRRVFAVWQTEVSPERLTV; from the coding sequence GTGCCGCTGATTGAAGTCGGCGGGGCCACCCCGTACACGGTGACGGTGGAACACGGCGCACTGAAACGGGCGCAGGTGCCGCAGCGACGGGCCGCGCTGATCGTGGATGCGGGGCTGCCTGCCGACGTGGTGCAGCAGGCGCAGGCCGCCTTCCAGCCCGAGCTGACCCTGGACGTGCCGAGCGGCGATGCCTGCAAGACCGCCGAAGTCTGGAGCCATACGCTCTCACGGCTGGCGGCAGCCAATCTGCCCCGTGACGGCGCGGTGATCGGGCTGGGCGGCGGTGCGACTACCGATCTGGCGGGCTTCGTAGCAGCGTCATACCTGCGCGGCGTGGCGTATTACAGCGCTCCGACGACGCTGCTGGGCATGGTCGATGCAGCGGTGGGCGGCAAAACAGGCATCAATCTGCCGGAAGGCAAGAATCTGGTGGGTGCGTTCTGGCCGCCGCGTGCTGTGTGGTGCGATCCGGAGGTGCTGAACAGCCTGCCGCCCGCCATCTTCCGCGAGGGCGCTGCCGAAGCGTACAAACACGGCCTGATTTCCGATCCGACGCTGCTGGCACGGGTCCTCTCGCCCGACTTCCGCCCCGATCACCCCGACTTCGAAACGACCCTCGCAGACGCTATCGCGGTCAAGGCAGGCGTGGTGACACGCGACCTGACCGAGCAGGGCGAGCGGGCTTACCTGAACTTCGGGCACACGCTGGCACACGCCATCGAGGCGGTGACGCACCACGGCAGTTCGCACGGCGACGCGGTGGGCTACGGCATGCACTACGCCGCGCTGCTGTCACGCGAGTTGGGCGGCAGCGACCTGAGCGGCTATACCCGCCGCTTTCTGGCATGGCAGCAGCCAAAAGCCCTGCCCGACCTGAGTTTCGACGAACTGAACAGGTACATGGCCCGCGACAAAAAGGCCGACAGCGCGGGCGTGCGCTTCGTGCTGCTGCACGATCTGGCACAGCCATACCTGACCCGCGTACCAGACGAGGTGCTGCGCCGGGTCTTTGCTGTCTGGCAGACCGAGGTTTCTCCGGAACGTCTGACGGTCTGA
- a CDS encoding DMT family transporter, with protein MSAVSSARPRHANHALGLALLLVVTCIWGSTFAVVKTATDTLQPATLIFWRFAIGTVCILPLLLWKRQDSGTRVEEGKPRKLWLDGLLLGVWLMAGYGTQTIALSTTSANRAAFITALSVVLVPLWQALVSRRRLGGLLWAAVALAVGGLALLSWEGGTLVLGDLWALACALTYAGFILMLEHTSRAHAALPYTLAQLGWVTLLALAWVLLAHAPLLPPTGSWGALLYLGAAATAVTTLLQTLGQRWVSAAEASVLYALEPVTASVFSYFLLGERVYLRGFLGGAMVVGATILSQFGAGRAEVPQVHTEEEER; from the coding sequence ATGTCTGCCGTTTCGTCTGCCCGCCCACGCCATGCCAATCACGCTCTGGGGCTGGCTCTGCTGCTCGTCGTCACCTGCATCTGGGGCAGCACCTTCGCGGTGGTCAAGACGGCCACCGACACCCTGCAACCCGCCACCCTGATCTTCTGGAGGTTCGCCATCGGCACCGTCTGCATCCTGCCGCTGCTGCTGTGGAAGCGGCAGGACAGCGGAACGCGGGTGGAGGAAGGCAAACCCCGCAAGCTGTGGCTCGACGGTCTGCTGCTGGGCGTCTGGCTGATGGCAGGCTACGGCACCCAGACCATCGCCCTGAGCACCACCAGTGCCAACCGCGCCGCCTTTATCACGGCGCTGAGCGTGGTGCTGGTGCCGCTGTGGCAGGCACTGGTGTCGAGGCGTCGGCTGGGCGGCCTGCTGTGGGCAGCGGTGGCCCTAGCGGTCGGCGGTCTGGCGCTGCTGAGCTGGGAGGGCGGAACGCTGGTGCTGGGCGACCTGTGGGCGCTGGCGTGCGCTCTCACCTATGCGGGCTTCATCCTGATGCTCGAACATACTTCCCGCGCCCATGCTGCGCTGCCCTATACGCTGGCGCAGCTCGGGTGGGTCACGCTGCTGGCCCTGGCCTGGGTGCTGCTGGCCCACGCCCCGCTGCTGCCTCCCACCGGAAGCTGGGGAGCGCTGCTGTATCTGGGGGCCGCTGCCACCGCCGTCACCACGCTGCTGCAAACGCTAGGGCAACGCTGGGTGAGTGCTGCCGAAGCCAGCGTGCTATATGCCCTGGAACCTGTGACCGCCAGCGTGTTCAGCTATTTTCTGCTGGGCGAGCGGGTGTATCTGCGCGGCTTTCTGGGAGGGGCGATGGTCGTGGGAGCCACCATTCTCAGCCAGTTCGGGGCGGGGCGAGCCGAGGTGCCGCAGGTGCATACCGAAGAAGAAGAGCGGTAG
- the aroQ gene encoding type II 3-dehydroquinate dehydratase yields the protein MFLILNGPNLNLLGKREPHVYGSGTLEDLERQCEEWGTELGVAVTCHQSNFEGQLLEWVQQAFDQGFTGIVMNPGALTHYSYALRDAVAGQTLPVVEVHISNVDAREEFRHKSVTAAVCRGKISGLGWAGYRFAMEYLNELGG from the coding sequence ATGTTCCTGATCCTGAACGGCCCTAACCTGAACCTGCTGGGCAAGCGCGAACCCCATGTATACGGCAGCGGCACGCTCGAAGACCTGGAGCGCCAGTGCGAGGAGTGGGGCACCGAACTGGGTGTGGCCGTGACCTGTCACCAGAGCAACTTCGAGGGCCAACTGCTGGAGTGGGTGCAGCAGGCCTTTGATCAGGGTTTTACCGGCATCGTCATGAATCCCGGTGCACTGACGCACTACAGCTACGCCCTGCGCGACGCCGTGGCGGGACAGACGTTGCCGGTGGTCGAGGTGCATATTTCCAACGTGGACGCCCGCGAGGAATTCCGGCACAAATCGGTCACGGCGGCGGTGTGCCGGGGCAAGATTTCCGGGCTGGGCTGGGCCGGATACCGGTTCGCGATGGAGTACCTGAACGAACTGGGCGGCTGA
- a CDS encoding DUF99 family protein codes for MFVHAIGFDDSPFEPSSRGDVRVIGTVYARHALHAVISGRVRRDGRNSTDELTRLTGLVGEHLQLILLQGIALAGFNVVDIHRLSRQTGLPVLVVARRAPDLTRIEAALKNRVSGGVRKWRLIEAAGPMEDCGGVYVQRAGLTLEQAAESLAALTIQGRIPEPLRAAHLIAGGVGRGHSAGQRV; via the coding sequence ATGTTCGTGCATGCCATCGGCTTTGACGACTCACCGTTCGAGCCTTCCTCACGCGGCGATGTGCGCGTGATCGGTACGGTCTATGCCCGCCACGCGCTGCACGCCGTCATCAGCGGGCGAGTTCGCCGCGACGGGCGCAACAGCACCGACGAACTCACCCGCCTGACCGGGCTGGTGGGCGAGCACCTGCAACTGATTCTGCTTCAGGGCATTGCGCTGGCAGGCTTCAATGTCGTGGATATTCACCGGCTGTCGCGTCAGACTGGGTTGCCGGTGCTGGTGGTGGCCCGCAGGGCTCCTGACCTGACGCGCATCGAGGCGGCGCTGAAAAACCGGGTAAGCGGCGGGGTGCGGAAATGGCGGCTGATCGAGGCTGCCGGGCCGATGGAAGATTGCGGCGGCGTGTACGTGCAGCGGGCCGGACTGACGCTGGAGCAGGCCGCCGAATCGCTGGCCGCCCTGACCATCCAGGGCCGAATTCCCGAACCACTGCGGGCCGCGCACCTGATCGCGGGAGGCGTCGGGCGGGGGCACAGTGCGGGACAGCGGGTCTGA
- a CDS encoding XRE family transcriptional regulator — MTRSPFDRLARAVRERRRLLGIGLPELALDMGVSEALLAALERGEYDPRSLHVLAQRALSHRLDLTLDVFLL; from the coding sequence ATGACCCGTTCCCCCTTCGACCGACTAGCCCGCGCCGTGCGGGAACGCCGCCGCCTGCTGGGCATCGGACTGCCGGAACTGGCCCTCGACATGGGCGTGAGCGAGGCCCTGCTCGCGGCTCTGGAGCGCGGCGAGTACGATCCGCGCAGCCTGCACGTGCTGGCGCAGCGGGCGCTGTCTCACAGGCTCGATCTGACACTCGACGTGTTTCTGCTCTGA
- the rpsI gene encoding 30S ribosomal protein S9, whose amino-acid sequence MALEQYYGTGRRKTAVARVFLRPGEGKIVVNGKEFQSYFRGVFRAVQALAAFRETGTAGRYDAVITVVGGGPTGQADAIKLGIARALLKVNPDYRVQMKPKGLLTRDPREVERKKFGLKKARRAPQFSKR is encoded by the coding sequence ATGGCACTGGAACAGTACTACGGCACCGGACGCCGCAAGACCGCCGTGGCGCGTGTCTTCCTGCGCCCTGGCGAAGGCAAGATCGTGGTGAACGGCAAGGAATTCCAGAGCTACTTCCGTGGCGTGTTCCGTGCGGTGCAGGCGCTGGCCGCCTTCCGCGAGACCGGCACCGCTGGCCGCTACGACGCCGTGATCACGGTGGTCGGCGGTGGCCCCACCGGACAGGCCGACGCCATCAAGCTGGGCATCGCCCGCGCCCTGCTGAAGGTCAATCCTGACTACCGCGTGCAGATGAAGCCCAAGGGCCTGCTGACCCGCGACCCCCGCGAAGTCGAGCGCAAGAAGTTCGGCCTCAAGAAGGCCCGCCGCGCTCCTCAGTTCAGCAAGCGCTAA
- the rplM gene encoding 50S ribosomal protein L13: MKTYTPVIDPQAQTWVVVDAANVPLGRLATVVATHIRGKHRADYTPNILMGDFVIVLNAEKVALTGKKLDQKVYTRYTGYQGGLKKETARTALAKHPERVIEHAVYGMLPKGRLGRAMHTRLKVYPGSQHPHTAQAPKALEIK, encoded by the coding sequence GTGAAAACCTACACCCCTGTTATTGACCCCCAGGCCCAGACCTGGGTCGTGGTAGACGCAGCGAACGTTCCGCTGGGCCGCCTTGCCACCGTTGTCGCCACCCACATTCGCGGCAAGCACCGCGCCGACTACACGCCCAACATCCTGATGGGCGACTTCGTGATCGTGCTGAACGCCGAGAAGGTCGCCCTGACCGGCAAGAAGCTCGATCAGAAGGTGTACACCCGCTACACCGGCTACCAGGGTGGCCTGAAGAAGGAAACCGCCCGCACCGCGCTGGCGAAGCACCCTGAGCGCGTCATCGAGCACGCGGTCTACGGCATGCTGCCCAAGGGTCGCCTGGGCCGCGCCATGCACACCCGCCTGAAGGTCTACCCCGGTAGCCAGCACCCCCACACCGCTCAGGCCCCCAAGGCCCTGGAGATCAAATAA
- a CDS encoding YqjF family protein: MTHRPFPAPTSPWVLQMRWLDLCFLHWPVDPEAVARHLPTGMQLDTWEGRAYLGVVPFRMEGIRPRATFDVPGVSAFPEINLRTYVTVGGVPGVWFFSLDAAQRLAVRAARLAFHLPYFDARMWTARQGELIRYASLRTHRGAAPASFAGAYQPSGSVFHAQPGSLEDWLTARYALYSADRHGTVFRGHIDHAPWPLQRARAEVTINTMSEQVGVPLVGEPHLLYANRLDVRAWLIERV, translated from the coding sequence ATGACGCACCGCCCCTTCCCCGCCCCGACTTCGCCGTGGGTACTCCAGATGCGCTGGCTGGACCTGTGTTTCCTGCACTGGCCCGTAGACCCGGAGGCCGTTGCCCGGCATCTGCCCACCGGAATGCAGCTCGACACCTGGGAAGGGCGGGCATATCTGGGTGTGGTGCCGTTCCGTATGGAAGGCATCCGGCCCCGCGCCACCTTCGACGTGCCGGGCGTCTCGGCCTTTCCGGAAATTAATCTGCGAACGTATGTGACGGTGGGCGGCGTGCCGGGCGTGTGGTTCTTCAGCCTGGACGCGGCGCAGCGGCTGGCGGTGCGGGCGGCGCGGCTGGCGTTTCATCTCCCCTACTTCGACGCCCGGATGTGGACGGCGCGGCAGGGCGAGCTGATCCGCTATGCCAGTCTGAGAACCCACAGGGGCGCGGCCCCGGCCAGTTTCGCGGGGGCTTACCAGCCCAGTGGCTCGGTCTTTCACGCGCAGCCCGGTTCGCTGGAAGACTGGCTGACCGCCCGCTATGCGCTGTACAGCGCCGACCGGCACGGCACCGTCTTCCGGGGGCATATCGACCATGCACCCTGGCCGCTGCAACGGGCGCGGGCTGAGGTTACCATCAACACCATGTCCGAACAGGTCGGTGTGCCGCTGGTGGGCGAGCCGCATCTGCTGTACGCCAATCGGTTGGATGTGCGGGCATGGCTGATCGAGCGGGTGTAA
- a CDS encoding ribonuclease H family protein — protein sequence MNHAFVDGSYSDSGEYAGVGGWGIVLLLPGQPPRRIQGRAVGAAAGVNGAEDNNATELRAVLEALRHAPEGEALTVYSDNTSTLNSIRRGSLSVSQDELAALIRREAAERGTELRLHRASRERRHMRAAHDLANEARRDQTGREPAPVHAEALIVQAPWRASATITLRRQGEKVTLELPLDPAAPLPSTAQALLGAVALAQPGETLLVRRASALARAIWEKPQRALEGVARTAVQAGRHSVEERGITVLFES from the coding sequence GTGAACCACGCCTTCGTGGACGGCAGTTATAGCGACAGTGGCGAGTATGCAGGGGTCGGCGGCTGGGGCATCGTGCTGCTGCTGCCGGGTCAGCCGCCGCGCCGCATTCAGGGACGTGCGGTAGGGGCGGCTGCCGGGGTCAATGGGGCTGAAGACAACAACGCCACCGAACTGCGGGCGGTGCTGGAAGCGCTGCGGCACGCACCGGAAGGCGAGGCGCTGACGGTCTATTCCGACAACACGAGTACCCTGAACAGCATCCGGCGCGGCAGCCTGAGCGTGTCTCAGGACGAACTGGCCGCCCTGATCCGCCGGGAAGCCGCCGAGCGCGGCACCGAGTTACGGCTGCACCGTGCCAGCCGCGAGCGCCGCCATATGCGGGCCGCCCACGACCTTGCCAACGAGGCGAGGCGTGACCAGACCGGCAGAGAACCGGCTCCGGTGCATGCCGAAGCGCTGATCGTCCAGGCTCCATGGCGGGCATCGGCCACCATCACGCTGCGACGACAGGGCGAGAAAGTGACGCTGGAACTGCCCCTCGATCCTGCCGCGCCGCTGCCCTCCACGGCGCAGGCGCTGCTGGGTGCCGTGGCGCTGGCACAGCCGGGCGAAACACTGCTGGTCCGCCGGGCCTCCGCGCTGGCGCGGGCCATCTGGGAAAAGCCGCAGCGGGCGCTGGAGGGGGTCGCCAGAACAGCGGTGCAGGCGGGCAGGCACTCAGTCGAGGAACGCGGCATCACCGTGCTGTTCGAGTCCTGA
- a CDS encoding type II secretion system protein GspD produces the protein MKKRSLTLLMTIALGLASVPQVSAQSTDAPAAPVSGLPSAADPRLATANVSLEIGTYSGPLSSLLAAIARSAGYDVIFETNVDALSSAGTAATTPASGLGTAPASTAGAQASSKPVVYNFKNTPFNQVWPLLMDIYGLTYETTMLGTSPVLRVGVRPIQQIIRLPAALDASKVSDQLRRAFGSVVRTSLTQQVPNTAAGAPTGSTTSSVTSGEEVVLDSPTLKIVPEPSSNSIIVRGTNTEVLQVQALASQIITAQPTGLAPTAPDPTVQTIYTVKGTPDTLPGVLKAQYPALTVTPVGQRLILSGPKTQVDAATALLGTIDAEDTTQTTYTVKGSPANVVTLLTAQFPTLKVTPAGQSGLLVISGPQAQVSTALSLLGTVDVAAAAPTQSTQKIYSVVGQQADIVALLAAQYPDLKVTPVGQTKQLVLAGTQPQIDSALALLTSVDKSVPLVTGPVIVQKVFPLTNASADDLKTVLEGTLARDVTNTGLVGNATPIVQADGTTVIQPPTTTTTAGTTASSATGTGAAAGAATNTQATIIADKRSNTLIVRGTQTQVDQVAQLIPSLDVRVPQVNLQVRIQEINETASRSLGVDWKAGFGNFVVNVASKAVSAIFDPTQALVGFNLGATLNALENQGMTKRVYDGAVTMQSGQRSLGSSTDTQNASSGAAAHIQSGGRIELNIPSTGANVPPIQKQIDYGVTLDFFNPQVAPDGTITVRVAGKVAGQPDSLTNINLINYTNSEAQTTITFKAGETVLLSGLLGNDQSTTSAGVPFLSSLPVVGSLFGTQTTKSTRSQLLIVITGNVLQ, from the coding sequence ATGAAGAAACGTAGCCTGACCCTCCTGATGACCATTGCGCTCGGTCTCGCAAGCGTGCCCCAGGTGAGCGCCCAGAGCACAGATGCACCTGCTGCACCCGTCTCTGGCCTGCCGAGTGCTGCCGATCCCCGACTGGCAACCGCCAACGTGAGCCTTGAGATCGGCACCTACAGCGGGCCGCTGTCTTCGCTGCTGGCAGCTATCGCCCGGTCGGCAGGCTACGACGTGATCTTCGAGACCAACGTAGACGCCCTGAGCAGTGCAGGGACGGCAGCCACCACGCCCGCGAGTGGCCTGGGCACGGCACCTGCCAGCACGGCGGGTGCTCAGGCCAGCAGCAAACCGGTGGTCTACAACTTCAAGAACACGCCCTTCAATCAGGTCTGGCCGCTGCTGATGGACATCTACGGTCTGACCTACGAAACCACCATGCTGGGTACCAGTCCGGTGCTGCGGGTGGGCGTCAGACCGATTCAGCAGATCATCCGTCTGCCCGCTGCGCTCGATGCCAGCAAGGTCAGCGATCAGCTCCGGCGGGCCTTCGGGTCGGTGGTGCGGACCAGCCTGACGCAGCAGGTTCCCAACACGGCAGCGGGCGCGCCGACAGGCTCCACCACCAGTTCCGTGACTTCCGGCGAAGAGGTGGTGCTCGACTCCCCCACCCTGAAGATCGTGCCCGAGCCGTCGTCGAACAGCATCATCGTGCGCGGCACCAACACCGAGGTGCTTCAGGTACAGGCGCTGGCGTCCCAGATCATCACCGCCCAGCCGACCGGCCTCGCGCCCACTGCCCCCGATCCGACGGTGCAGACGATCTATACCGTCAAGGGCACACCGGACACCCTCCCCGGCGTGCTGAAGGCGCAGTACCCGGCCCTGACCGTGACGCCGGTCGGACAGCGCCTGATTCTGAGCGGCCCGAAAACTCAGGTCGACGCCGCGACAGCGCTGCTCGGCACGATCGATGCCGAAGACACCACCCAGACGACGTATACCGTCAAGGGATCGCCCGCCAACGTCGTGACGTTGCTGACGGCCCAGTTCCCCACCCTGAAGGTCACGCCCGCCGGACAAAGCGGCCTGCTGGTCATCTCCGGCCCTCAGGCGCAGGTCAGTACGGCACTGTCACTGCTGGGGACCGTGGATGTCGCGGCTGCGGCTCCCACGCAGAGCACCCAGAAGATCTACAGCGTGGTGGGGCAACAGGCCGATATCGTGGCGCTGCTGGCCGCCCAGTACCCCGATCTGAAGGTGACGCCGGTCGGTCAGACCAAGCAACTGGTGCTGGCGGGGACCCAGCCTCAGATCGACTCGGCCCTTGCGCTGCTCACGAGCGTGGACAAGTCGGTTCCGCTGGTCACCGGCCCGGTGATCGTCCAGAAGGTCTTCCCGCTGACCAATGCCAGCGCCGACGACCTGAAGACCGTGCTGGAAGGCACCCTGGCACGCGACGTGACGAATACCGGACTGGTCGGCAACGCCACGCCGATTGTGCAGGCCGACGGCACCACCGTGATTCAGCCGCCTACAACCACGACCACGGCAGGTACCACAGCCAGCAGCGCCACCGGCACCGGGGCAGCAGCTGGAGCGGCCACCAACACGCAGGCGACCATCATCGCCGACAAGCGCAGCAACACCCTGATCGTGCGCGGCACGCAGACGCAGGTCGATCAGGTCGCGCAGCTCATCCCCAGCCTGGATGTGCGGGTGCCTCAGGTCAATCTTCAGGTCCGTATCCAGGAGATCAACGAGACCGCCTCACGTTCGCTGGGCGTCGACTGGAAGGCCGGATTCGGGAACTTCGTGGTCAATGTGGCCTCGAAGGCCGTCAGTGCCATCTTCGATCCGACGCAGGCGCTGGTGGGCTTCAACCTGGGCGCGACCCTGAATGCGTTGGAGAATCAGGGCATGACCAAGCGCGTGTACGACGGCGCGGTGACGATGCAGAGCGGGCAGCGCTCGCTGGGCAGCAGCACCGACACCCAGAACGCTTCGAGCGGAGCCGCCGCACACATCCAGTCGGGCGGACGCATCGAGCTGAACATCCCCTCGACCGGGGCCAATGTGCCCCCAATCCAGAAACAGATCGACTACGGCGTGACGCTCGACTTCTTCAACCCGCAGGTCGCCCCCGACGGCACCATCACCGTGCGGGTGGCGGGGAAGGTGGCGGGGCAGCCCGACAGCCTGACCAACATCAACCTGATCAATTACACCAACAGCGAGGCGCAGACCACCATCACCTTCAAGGCGGGCGAAACGGTGCTGTTGAGCGGACTGCTGGGTAACGACCAGAGTACCACCAGCGCGGGCGTGCCCTTCCTGTCGAGCCTTCCGGTGGTCGGCTCGCTCTTCGGCACCCAGACCACCAAGAGCACCCGGAGCCAGCTACTGATCGTGATTACCGGCAACGTCCTGCAATAA
- a CDS encoding shikimate kinase — MTPPPELEPALSTFELEDGLAEELAESQLFPDPEPGLLSSSRLRAMTGPGLDSSGHPASSNMGAGLIDRPVSWVALAGFMGTGKSRIGWELSRALALHFVDTDKLITRVVGKSIPEVFAHEGESYFRACEGEVVRRVTRLDYAVVSLGGGTFIQEENRRVLLERGPVVVLWATPETILARTRNSDRPLLHTPDPLARIEALMNEREGAYRQGTIHVNSDGRPSEEVVDEIIERLWNYYEFGGTCR; from the coding sequence ATGACGCCCCCGCCCGAGCTGGAACCCGCTCTTTCGACCTTCGAGCTGGAAGACGGACTGGCCGAAGAGTTGGCAGAATCTCAACTGTTCCCCGATCCGGAGCCTGGGTTGTTGTCTTCGTCTAGACTGCGGGCTATGACTGGCCCCGGCCTCGACAGTTCTGGCCATCCGGCTTCCAGCAACATGGGAGCGGGGCTGATTGACCGCCCGGTCAGCTGGGTGGCGCTGGCCGGTTTCATGGGCACCGGCAAAAGCCGAATCGGCTGGGAGCTGAGCCGCGCACTGGCGCTGCATTTCGTGGATACCGACAAGCTGATCACCCGGGTGGTCGGCAAGAGCATTCCCGAGGTCTTCGCGCACGAAGGCGAGAGCTATTTCCGCGCCTGCGAGGGCGAGGTGGTGCGGCGCGTGACCCGGCTCGACTATGCGGTCGTGAGTCTGGGGGGCGGCACCTTCATTCAGGAGGAAAACCGCCGCGTGCTGCTGGAGCGCGGCCCGGTGGTGGTGCTGTGGGCCACACCCGAGACCATTCTGGCCCGCACGCGCAACTCGGATCGCCCGCTGCTGCACACCCCCGACCCTCTGGCCCGCATCGAAGCCCTGATGAACGAGCGCGAGGGAGCATATCGCCAGGGCACCATTCACGTGAACAGCGACGGACGACCCTCGGAAGAGGTCGTGGACGAGATCATCGAGCGCCTGTGGAATTACTACGAATTCGGGGGAACGTGCCGCTGA
- the aroC gene encoding chorismate synthase, with protein MRFLTAGESHGPQLTAIVEGLPSQLPLGKADIDPWLRKRQGGYGRGRRMVIETDEAQILSGVRAGRTTGAPVTLVIANKDHRNWTEIMSPEPGNEPRKKALTDARPGHADLAGGIKYRHKDLRDVLERASARETAARVAVGSIALKLLSELGVQGANHVVSLGGIEAQSTFDWNALEAIEDSDLRTADADAAAKMRERIDQAKKDGDTLGGILEVRFRGLPVGLGSHVHSDRKLDGRIAGAVMSVQAMKGVEIGHAFEQARTPGSRVHDAVYYQGGTYARESNRAGGLEAGMTNGEELIVRVAMKPIATLMTPLPTVNVVTHEASDAARERSDTTAVPAAGIVLQTVVGWVLADAMLEKFGGDTLGELQERVKAAQQYARDY; from the coding sequence ATGAGATTTCTGACCGCTGGAGAGTCGCACGGGCCGCAACTGACGGCCATCGTCGAGGGACTGCCGTCGCAGTTGCCGCTGGGCAAGGCCGACATCGATCCGTGGCTTCGCAAGCGGCAGGGCGGGTACGGGCGCGGGCGGCGCATGGTCATCGAAACCGACGAGGCGCAGATTCTGAGCGGCGTCCGGGCAGGCCGCACCACCGGGGCACCGGTCACGCTGGTGATCGCCAACAAAGATCACCGCAACTGGACCGAGATCATGTCGCCCGAACCCGGCAACGAGCCGCGCAAGAAGGCCCTGACCGACGCCCGGCCCGGCCACGCCGACCTCGCGGGCGGCATCAAGTACCGGCACAAAGACCTGCGCGACGTGCTGGAACGCGCCAGCGCCCGCGAAACGGCGGCGCGGGTGGCGGTCGGGTCGATTGCCCTCAAGCTGCTGAGCGAGCTGGGCGTGCAGGGAGCCAACCACGTGGTGTCGCTGGGCGGCATCGAGGCGCAGAGTACGTTCGACTGGAACGCGCTGGAGGCCATCGAAGACAGCGACCTGCGAACCGCCGACGCCGACGCCGCCGCGAAGATGCGCGAACGCATCGATCAGGCCAAGAAAGACGGCGACACGCTGGGCGGCATTCTGGAGGTGCGCTTCCGGGGGCTGCCAGTCGGACTGGGCAGCCACGTCCACAGCGACCGCAAGCTCGACGGGCGCATTGCCGGAGCGGTCATGAGCGTGCAGGCCATGAAGGGCGTCGAGATCGGCCACGCCTTCGAGCAGGCCCGCACGCCCGGCAGCCGGGTCCACGACGCGGTGTATTACCAGGGCGGCACCTACGCCCGTGAAAGCAACCGTGCGGGCGGCCTGGAAGCGGGCATGACCAACGGCGAGGAACTGATCGTGCGCGTCGCCATGAAGCCGATTGCCACGCTGATGACGCCGCTGCCCACCGTGAATGTGGTGACGCACGAGGCCAGCGACGCTGCCCGCGAACGCTCCGACACCACAGCGGTTCCGGCAGCGGGCATCGTGCTGCAGACCGTGGTGGGCTGGGTGCTGGCCGACGCCATGCTGGAGAAATTCGGCGGCGACACGCTGGGCGAGCTTCAGGAACGGGTGAAGGCCGCCCAGCAGTACGCCCGAGACTACTGA